Genomic DNA from Pigmentiphaga litoralis:
CCCATCAGGCCCAGTCGTGCCAGACCGGCTTCAGGGTGTCCGGCAGCGGCGGCAGGCTGCCGAGGTCCACCCGGCTTTCGGTCGGACCATGAAAGTCCGACCCGCGCGACGCCAGGAAGCCGTAGGACGTGGCCACCTGGGCGTATTCGCGGTATTGGTCCGGGGTGTGGCTGCCGGTGATCACTTCGATGCCAACGCCGCCCAGCCCCAGGAACTCTTCAAACAAGGCGTGGAACTGCACGGGCGTGTAATCGTAGCGGCCCGGATGGGCAATGACCGCCATGCCGCCCGCGCCGCGGATCCAGCTGACCGCGTCGGCCAGCGACGCCCAGCGCATGGGCGCGTAGCCGGGCTTGCCGTCGATCAGGAACCGCTGGAACACCTCGCGCACGTCCTGGCACACGCCCTGCTCCACGATGTAGCGCGCAAAGTGGGTGCGACCGATCAGGTCGGGGTTGCCGGCATGGCTCAACGCGCCTTCGAATGCGCCCGGTATGCCCACGGCCGCCAGTTGGTCGGCCATTTCGCGGCCTCGACGTTCCCGCCCCGAACGTGTGGCGCGCAGCCCGGCATCCAACACCGGGTTGGTCGGGTCCACCTGCAAACCGACGATGTGTACCGTTTCGTTCGCCCAGGTCACCGAGATTTCAACCCCGGGCACGAACCCGATCCCAAGGTCAGCCGCAGCGGCGGCAGCGTCCGCCAGGCCAGCAATCTCGTCATGATCGGTCAGCGCCAGCACGTCCACACCATTCGCATGGGCGCGCGCCACCAGGTCCTGGGGCGACAACATGCCGTCCGATACACGGGAATGGCAGTGCAGATCGAAGTTTTGCTGGGGGGCCATACGTCAATTGTAAGTCCGCCCTGCTGTCAGCGGCTATTCAGGTCCAGGAATTCTGCTACCAGTTGCGCCACCGCCTCGGGCTGGTCGTGATGCAGCATGTGACTGGCGTTGGCCACCGTGGCCTGGCGCAAGTGGCGCACGGCTTCCAGCCGGGACCGATAGTCCGGCAAGGCCGTCATACGCCGCAGGATATCGCTGTCGTCGGCTTCGACCCACAGCACCGGCGCCTGGCTCGCGCGCCAGCAGGCCTGGACCTCGTCCACCCGGTAGGCGACGCGGTTCAGGATCTTGTGCGCCGGGTCGGCCAGCAGCACCCACCGCCCATTCACTTCTTTGGCCCAGTGATGCGCCAGGAACGCCGCGCGATCGGGCGTCAGCCTTGGATTGGTCTTGCGCAGCCGTTCGGCCACGGCGTCCGCACTGGCGTAATCCTGCAGCTTTGCGCCTTCCACCAGCTGGTCCAGCCAGGATGCCAGCCGTGCGGGAACGTCCTGGGCCTGGGTGCCAGGCAAGCCCAGGCCTTCCAGGTTGACCACGGCGCTGATCCGCTCCGGCCGCACGCCTGCGTATAGCATGGCGATATTGCCGCCCATGCTGTGCCCGACCAGGGGCACCGGCGCATCGGGCGACAGGTGCCGCAGCAGCGCGTCCAGGTCGCCCAGGTAATCGCTGAATTCATAACAATCGACGCCGGTGGGCCCGGTCAGGCCGAAGCCCCGCCAGTCCGGCGCAACGATATGCCAGCGGTCGGCCAGATGGTCGGCAACGAATTGGAAAGAGGCGGCAACATCCATCCACCCATGCAAGGCCAGCAGCAGGGGCGCACCGGGCTTGCCCCAGTGCCGCAAATGGTGCGGGACACCGCGTACGACCAGGGTTTCGGAACGGGATGGCAGACGGGGTACGTACATGATTACTTACCAGAATTAGCAACGTGGACGGGCGCTATCCCTCACCCTTCGGGGACACGTGACGCAGCCTGGCGCAGGGCAGACCCTGAAGTCCGCAAAGACATTGCGGATGTCCGTCAGGTCAACGATCATTGCGTTATAAGCGAAGGCTGGCTGAACCACGCACGCCGATCCGACCGAGATCTTGAATCGCCAGCGGAGGGTTATGGAAGACCAGTATCAGGCACTCTACACCACGTTCAGATGGTGGGTTCCTCAGCGTTTCAACATCGCCGACGCGTGCTGCCGCCGATGGACGGCCACCAGTGCCGACGCGCGCCGTATCGCTTTGTATGCGGAAAACATGCACGGCGAACGCGAGGTCTGGACGTTTGCCCGGCTGCATGAATATGCCAACCGGCTGTCGAACGGCCTGCGCCGCATGGGCGTGCAACGCGGCGACCGTGTCGCCATCGCCCTGCCCCAGCGGCCCGAAGCGGCCGTCGCCCATATTGCCGTGTACCAGCTTGGCGCCATCACGGTGCCCTTGTCGACGCGCCTGCCCGGTGATGTGGTCGAACAGCGCCTGCGCGACAGCGAGTCGCGGATCGTCCTGGTGGACGGCATGGCGGCCGACACCGTGCTGCCCGCCGCCGATCGCTGCCCGCTGCTGCGTCAGGCCATCGGCATCGATCTGGACGACGAACGCGTGCTGTCCTGGCGCACGCTGATCGCGCGGCAGGAAAGCGTGTTCGACATGCATCCCACCAGCGCCAACGACCCCGCCATCCTGCTGTACAAGACCGGCACGACCGGTCCGGCGCGCGGCGTCGTGCTGTCTCACGGGTCCCTGATCGGCAACCTGCCCGGCGTCGTGGCATCGCAGGACTGGTTTCCCGAACCCACCGACGTGCTCTGGACGGGGTCCGAATGGGGCGGCGGCCATGGCCTGTTCGACGGCCTGCTCCCTGCCCTGTACTTTGGGCAGCCGCTGGTCGCCAGCCGCCATGCCAGCACGCCTGAACAGGTGTTCGAACTGCTGGAACGCTATCAAGTCACCAACGCCAGCTTGCAGCCTGCCGCCTTGCGCGGCCTGCTGGACGCCGTGCCCGACGCTGCGACCCGCTACAAGCTGTCGCTGCGCGCCATGGCCGTGGGCGGATCCCATCTGGACGCTGCGCTTGCGGCCCGATGCGAACGCGAACTGGGCGTGACGCCCAACGAAACCTACGGCCAGGCCGAAGTGCGCGCCATCATCGGCCACAGCCGGCACAAGT
This window encodes:
- a CDS encoding 3',5'-nucleoside bisphosphate phosphatase encodes the protein MAPQQNFDLHCHSRVSDGMLSPQDLVARAHANGVDVLALTDHDEIAGLADAAAAAADLGIGFVPGVEISVTWANETVHIVGLQVDPTNPVLDAGLRATRSGRERRGREMADQLAAVGIPGAFEGALSHAGNPDLIGRTHFARYIVEQGVCQDVREVFQRFLIDGKPGYAPMRWASLADAVSWIRGAGGMAVIAHPGRYDYTPVQFHALFEEFLGLGGVGIEVITGSHTPDQYREYAQVATSYGFLASRGSDFHGPTESRVDLGSLPPLPDTLKPVWHDWA
- a CDS encoding alpha/beta fold hydrolase, coding for MYVPRLPSRSETLVVRGVPHHLRHWGKPGAPLLLALHGWMDVAASFQFVADHLADRWHIVAPDWRGFGLTGPTGVDCYEFSDYLGDLDALLRHLSPDAPVPLVGHSMGGNIAMLYAGVRPERISAVVNLEGLGLPGTQAQDVPARLASWLDQLVEGAKLQDYASADAVAERLRKTNPRLTPDRAAFLAHHWAKEVNGRWVLLADPAHKILNRVAYRVDEVQACWRASQAPVLWVEADDSDILRRMTALPDYRSRLEAVRHLRQATVANASHMLHHDQPEAVAQLVAEFLDLNSR